A window of the Microplitis mediator isolate UGA2020A chromosome 5, iyMicMedi2.1, whole genome shotgun sequence genome harbors these coding sequences:
- the LOC130668228 gene encoding probable histone-lysine N-methyltransferase CG1716, with amino-acid sequence MARRKKSDTGTTQKPANPVPVRKSTRQSARRLSADDKKINGDVSQPTAAAHDDNQLSSGNNDDSATLLPIKVKKKRGRKPLNRNKINNEAASVNSTQDSAQSIASKDQDEVTIVAEFDGHGLNSKKVDDNEDDDDDDVVVIGENSNVMTDADDSSHMLWNDGEVIEETIICEEMEVEDGQYEDENNYMEDCIDASVVLEQVLLVNEPNYEGKEVVEFTVIQNEDGTESMVMTSEDNRYESSEYADDVTCLSNDNDQVLVEDDQVLAEDDQVLADNDQMLAEDDKVLAENDQILAEDDKILAEDDKVLGEDDKVLGEDDKVLAENEKILAKDDEVLNKIDKISIKDDQVSIKDDLLSPKDDQVSVKNDNDQVPAKDDETVTKNDEISTTGDVVLTEDVASAKDDPVKPEDDVIAIKNDVVLAKEDKQLSENNVNVDDKVVANDNDTKLSDKSDINNEKTSSVNNTKVKLSKPSEVSEKCSVIEATIADASRVSSPSSPVVAENGTSDSSNSIPVTFKRKRGRPRKEHSISPSELEKSLATITINEVPKDTSVDMIDVSKSSGDVSNSNNDSSLVINKPESLPSAPTQPTEEMVPANDSSNVSVKADDVVVGEEKLSTAFKEEIEVTEIRALDRTPTPTDGFKQNKTIDRPQSVEELSRESGMDVKTDSDDVKLSSSSENSNDTSVSLNGVKLPEFGDKTAAISTSEGDKKVGFRSRSGSTDTTGSESGSNSSTVRRSSRIRSQGLMNKRSRGRGLVTKPVADLLKIPPQDREKLQAINAPAAQALRDTMDSQSETQSDKENSIKTPLSEFNASVTSGLITGYDSDSTKPVKVKSRWRRSSELEMGHVGSRLAFGGLTAAPTTSESSNSLATVSENVATSIPLFSSGSRDIDSIKDSRVNSNNSSPVPSIIQPAVPEERDKEIEDRLSQFEYLKENLYLTERYTNKETKRMVCDCFLTEEEVERGELGCGEDCLNRLLMIECGSRCVVSDRCTNRRFQSCSYAKCEVFRTDKKGLGLRATADLDAGEFIMEYVGEVVDPKDFRKRAKEYSKDKNKHYYFMALKSDQIIDATMKGNISRFINHSCDPNAETQKWTVNGELRIGFFNRRFIAAGEEITFDYHFQRYGKEAQKCFCESTNCRGWIGETPEEENEKIEKKETRERERDRDVKKKREVKKVYVEDEDLDEEIDKLCMGGLKNRAHTLMLSRLMVRSREIEHRTRLLKLIQCGEQPCRRLFLDYHGLRLMWSYMMDVANLETEEAQMFRLELLKTLSTLPIPNKTMLMDSKVYSVVQKWSDQQYLSPKPESPEEEVDKDKDKDKEKEKEKEKVKVVEEVEGNCDINDKPAANEGTASQVNKKTDKAEKESEVTSGDASPAGPDHVKSIQEFAANLLNDWLSLKEVFRIPKKERIEQMKEHEREADSGYREDLKKEAKESSSAYDRRRTDRYDRRRGRDSPDDNNHRKDNKRTNDDRGNGGPSMPRLSKYERRQLFALKVAKEEEERLRRQQQEMWQEHEARCHGLGMDPHTTAAVDPQTGYPLFFNPTLGQWQSYPLQESQHPDMFMNNHRVMPIPNQNPHPLQPNLPNEIPPGMPPPPYGMPQPPVPYNVVPNLAHPPQPQPFPPDVHLLPSNLMPVHNGSTPPLPIPPPHVFIEKPVEPQFTPTPMETVEETPEPPVQQIIELPPIDLPPKWKCAKDARGRCYFYHVKERIAQWLPPPPVHIDAPHDTSSSEESSEESSSSEEEVEDLDDDDDHDDTELLRGVLEQMKIPTKQNPRGTAAFPSEPKKRRDGLVQERIISPRREEKVDHRKYKEIKEKQRRHKERAKLKEQMEKLKKHRRANKAKYHARHTAIKLQAIAESNELTTERKIKDTFRINMANVIVRFLNPFRQHDCKHGRITNTEDFKYLARKLTHFVLAKELKHCKSVDELQCNENVKHKAKDFVRKYMGKFGPVYQRSSDED; translated from the exons atggcTAGACGTAAAAAAAGTGATACTGGAACAACCCAGAAGCCAGCGAATCCAGTTCCTGTGAGAAAGTCAACGCGACAAAGTGCCAGGAGATTGTCTgctgatgataaaaaaataaatggagaTGTTTCGCAGCCAACAGCAGCTGCTCATGATGACAATCAGTTGAGTTCTGGTAATAATGATGACAGTGCCACGTTGCTGCcgataaaagttaaaaaaaaacgcggTAGGAAACCAttgaatagaaataaaataaataatgaggcTGCGAGTGTCAATTCAACGCAGGATAGTGCGCAGAGTATTGCGAGTAAAGATCAGGATGAAGTGACCATCGTCGCGGAGTTTGACGGTCATGGTTTGAACAGTAAAAAAGTTGATGACaatgaagatgatgatgatgacgatgtgGTTGTGATTGgagaaaattcaaatgttaTGACTGATGCTGATGATTCCAGTCACATGCTGTGGAATGATGGTGAAGTTATTGAGGAGACGATTATCTGCGAAGAGATGGAGGTCGAGGATGGGCAGTATGAAGACGAGAACAATTATATGGAGGATTGTATTGACGCTAGTGTGGTACTCGAACAAGTTCTACTTGTCAATGAGCCTAATTACGAAGGTAAGGAAGTTGTTGAGTTCACTGTAATACAAAATGAAGATGGTACGGAGTCAATGGTTATGACATCTGAGGACAATCGGTATGAATCAAGTGAGTATGCTGATGATGTTACGTGTTTAAGCAACGATAATGATCAAGTTTTAGTTGAAGATGATCAAGTTTTAGCTGAAGATGATCAAGTTTTAGCTGACAATGATCAAATGTTAGCTGAAGATGATAAAGTTTTAGCTGaaaatgatcaaattttagctgaagatgataaaattttagctGAAGATGATAAAGTTTTAGGTGAAGATGATAAAGTTTTAGGTGAAGATGATAAAGTTTTagctgaaaatgaaaaaattttagctaaagatgatgaagttttaaataaaattgataaaatttcaattaaagaTGATCAAGTTTCAATAAAAGATGATTTACTGTCACCTAAAGATGATCAAGTCTccgtaaaaaatgataatgatcaAGTTCCAGCTAAAGATGATGAAACTGTAAcgaaaaatgatgaaatttcaACTACTGGTGATGTAGTTTTAACTGAAGATGTAGCTTCAGCTAAAGATGATCCAGTAAAACCAGAAGATGACGTAAtagcaattaaaaatgatGTAGTGTTAGCAAAAGAAGATAAACAATTGAGTGAAAATAATGTTAATGTAGATGATAAAGTAGTAGCTAATGATAATGACACTAAATTGAGTGATAAAtctgatattaataatgaaaagacTAGTTCTGTTAATAATACTAAAGTTAAATTAAGTAAACCAAGTGAAGTTTCGGAAAAGTGTAGTGTAATTGAGGCAACAATAGCCGATGCTTCGCGTGTATCGTCACCATCATCACCGGTCGTCGCCGAGAATGGAACATCAGACTCGTCGAATTCAATTCCCGTGACGTTTAAACGCAAGAGAGGACGACCGCGGAAAGAACATTCGATATCACCGAGTGAATTAGAAAAAAGTTTAGCGACAATTACGATAAATGAGGTACCTAAAGACACGTCTGTTGATATGATAGATGTAAGTAAGTCTTCAGGTGATGTAAGTAATTCTAATAATGATTCTTCtttagttattaataaacCTGAATCACTGCCATCTGCACCAACACAACCGACTGAAGAAATGGTACCGGCTAATGACAGCAGTAACGTGAGTGTCAAAGCTGATGATGTTGTTGTTGGTGAAGAAAAATTGAGTACTGCTTTCAAGGAAGAGATTGAAGTTACGGAGATACGGGCTTTAGATCGCACTCCGACTCCAACGGATGGATTTAAACAGAATAAGACTATTGATCGACCGCAGAGTGTTGAAGAACTGTCCCGGGAAAGTGGAATGGATGTGAAGACAGACTCTGATGACGTTAAATTGTCTAGTAGCAGCGAGAATAGTAATGACACGTCTGTGTCATTGAATGGCGTAAAGTTGCCGGAGTTTGGAGACAAAACCGCGGCGATTAGCACCAGCGAGGGTGACAAGAAGGTGGGATTCCGTAGCAGGAGTGGAAGCACCGACACCACGGGATCTGAAAGTGGATCCAATAGTTCGACTGTTCGTCGGAGTAGCAGAATTAGGTCTCAGGGTCTGATGAACAAGCGGTCTCGTGGCCGTGGTTTGGTCACCAAACCCGTCGCTGATTTGCTGAAAATACCACCGCAAGACCGGGAAAAACTTCAAGCAATCAATGCGCCGGCTGCTCAAGCTTTGAGGGACACTATGGACAGCCAATCAGAGACTCAGTCTGATAAAGAGAATAGTATTAAGACTCCATTGTCTGAATTTAATGCCTCTGTTACTTCTGGTTTAATTACCGGCTACGATTCTGACTCAACTAAACCCGTGAAAGTTAAATCGCGGTGGCGGAGATCCAGCGAATTGGAGATGGGTCACGTTGGATCACGTCTTGCTTTCGGTGGACTCACTGCCGCTCCAACTACAAGTGAATCTTCAAATTCTTTGGCAACTGTATCAGAAAATGTTGCCACAAGTATTCCATTATTTTCCTCAGGATCACGAGACATTGATTCAATAAAAGATTCAAgagtaaattcaaataattcatcaCCTGTACCTTCGATTATTCAACCAGCCGTTCCCGAAGAACGTGACAAAGAAATAGAGGACCGGTTAAGTcagtttgaatatttaaaggAAAATTTATATCTCACTGAGAGGTATACTAATAAAGAAACCAAGCGCATGGTCTGCGATTGTTTTTTAACAGAGGAAGAGGTCGAAAGGGGTGAATTGGGGTGCGGGGAAGACTGTTTGAATCGTTTATTGATGATAGAATGTGGCTCCAGGTGTGTTGTAAGTGATAGATGTACCAATAGAAGGTTCCAAAGTTGTTCTTACGCAAAGTGTGAAGTATTTAGGACTGATAAAAAAGGTCTGGGTTTACGTGCCACCGCGGATTTGGACGCTGGTGAATTTATAATGGAGTACGTCGGCGAAGTTGTTGATCCTAAAGATTTTCGCAAGCGTGCTAAAGAATATTCTAAGGATAAAAACAAGCATTACTATTTTATGGCACTTAAATCTGACCAAATAATTGATGCGACAATGAAAGGTAACATTTCCCGATTTATAAATCACAGTTGCGACCCAAACGCCGAGACACAGAAGTGGACAGTAAACGGTGAACTGCGTATTGGTTTTTTCAATCGTCGTTTTATTGCGGCCGGTGAGGAAATTACATTCGATTATCACTTTCAGAGGTACGGAAAGGAAGCACAGAAATGTTTCTGCGAATCAACAAATTGTCGGGGTTGGATCGGAGAAACTCCGGAGGAAGAGAAtgagaaaatagaaaaaaaggaGACACGAGAACGGGAACGTGACCGTGATGTAAAGAAGAAACGGGAAGTCAAGAAGGTTTATGTGGAAGATGAAGATCTGGATGAGGAGATCGACAAGCTGTGCATGGGTGGACTGAAGAACCGGGCGCATACCTTGATGCTGAGTCGATTGATGGTACGCAGCAGAGAAATCGAACATCGGACAAGGCTGCTGAAGCTCATACAGTGCGGAGAGCAGCCTTGCAGACGTCTCTTCCTTGATTATCATGGTCTGCGTCTCATGTGGAGCTACATGATGGACGTCGCTAACTTGGAAACTGAAGAGGCTCAAATGTTTAGACTTGAACTGCTCAAGACTCTCAGTACACTGCCAATTCCTAACAAGACTATGCTGATGGACAGCAAAGTTTATAGTGTTGTACAAAAGTGGTCTGACCAACAGTATTTGTCACCTAAACCTGAATCTCCTGAAGAAGAAGTAGATAAGGATAAAGATAAAGACAAAGAGAAGGAGAAGGAGAAAGAAAAAGTTAAAGTTGTTGAAGAAGTTGAAGGTAACTGTGATATTAACGACAAGCCGGCTGCTAATGAAGGAACAGCGAGTCAGGTTAATAAGAAAACTGACAAAGCTGAGAAGGAAAGTGAGGTAACTAGTGGGGATGCGAGTCCAGCTGGACCTGATCacgtaaaaagtattcaagaGTTTGCGGCTAATTTGCTGAATGATTGGCTGAGTCTCAAGGAAGTATTCCGGATACCAAAGAAAGAGAGGATAGAACAAATGAAAGAGCATGAGCGTGAAGCTGACAGTGGTTATAGAGAGGATTTAAAGAAGGAAGCCAAGGAGTCGTCATCTGCTTATGACAGACGTAGAACTGACAGGTACGACAGGAGACGTGGTCGGGATAGTCCTGATGATAATAATCATCGGAAAGACAACAAGAGGACGAATGATGACAGAGGGAACGGAGGTCCTTCGATGCCGCGGTTGTCGAAGTACGAGAGGAGGCAGTTGTTTGCGTTGAAAGTTGCCAAGGAAGAGGAAGAAAGATTGCGGAGACAGCAGCAGGAGATGTGGCAGGAACACGAAGCAAGATGTCATGGTCTTGGCATGGATCCACACACCACTGCAGCTGTTGACCCTCAGACAGGGTATCCGTTGTTTTTTAACCCGACTCTTGGGCAGTGGCAGTCGTATCCTCTGCAGGAGAGCCAGCATCCTGATATGTTTATGAATAATCATCGAGTGATGCCAATTCCCAACCAGAATCCTCATCCGCTGCAGCCGAATCTCCCCAATGAAATTCCTCCGGGCATGCCCCCTCCTCCCTATGGTATGCCGCAACCTCCTGTTCCGTATAATGTTGTACCAAATCTAGCTCATCCACCTCAGCCCCAACCGTTTCCTCCCGATGTACATTTACTGCCTAGTAATTTAATGCCAGTCCACAATGGATCCACGCCGCCTCTACCAATTCCACCGCCTCacgtttttattgaaaaacctGTAGAGCCGCAATTCACTCCAACGCCTATGGAAACTGTTGAAGAGACACCGGAACCTCCAGTTCAGCAAATAATTGAATTGCCGCCTATCGATCTTCCGCCCAAATGGAAATGTGCTAAGGATGCACGTGGCCGGTGTTATTTTTATCACGTAAAAGAGAGAATAGCTCAATGGTTACCACCACCGCCAGTTCACATCGACGCTCCGCATGACACTTCATCCAGTGAAGAGTCCAGTGAAGAGTCCAGCTCCTCTGAAGAAGAAGTTGAAGATCTAGATGACgatgatgatcatgatgatACTGAATTGCTGAGAGGTGTTTTAGAACAAATGAAAATACCGACGAAACAAAATCCTCGTGGTACTGCCGCCTTTCCTTCAGAACCCAAGAAGAGGAGAGACGGACTCGTTCAGGAAAGAATAATAAGt CCTCGAAGAGAAGAAAAAGTTGATCACAGAAAGTACAaggaaataaaagaaaaacagCGGAGACATAAAGAGCGCGCAAAATTAAAAGAGCAGatggaaaaattaaagaaacatCGACGTGCCAATAAAGCTAAATATCATGCACGACATACGGCTATCAAACTCCAAGCAATTGCTGAGTCCAACGAACTAACaactgagagaaaaataaaagatacttttagaataaatatggCTAATGTGATCGTCAGGTTTTTAAATCCTTTTAGACAGCATGACTGCAAGCATGGGCGAATTACCAACACCGAAGACTTTAAATATTTGGCGCGAAAG